From the Phoenix dactylifera cultivar Barhee BC4 chromosome 10, palm_55x_up_171113_PBpolish2nd_filt_p, whole genome shotgun sequence genome, one window contains:
- the LOC103708566 gene encoding uncharacterized protein LOC103708566: MASRTPLVVQNENVRNYRGKGVDGVKADLSKPAKTGRQVRKALTDLSNTGTPLVAGVSKTSALKEKSGIRGRQTTLNAPKSTIFTDEEIKICNEWAREGIEHAHFTGNDLQKLQSDMEEERIKKKVEKVLSGLHEWSNVAYDFGLPVKEVKDTEYIAKIQLEPELPPLIKKSSSVKKDIVDLPFDLELDHLPIVDHEIEFKLKDEPSPQKHLSSMSLAL; the protein is encoded by the exons ATGGCTTCTCGAACTCCTCTTGTTGTTCAGAATGAGAATGTACGCAATTATAGAG GAAAAGGTGTCGATGGGGTGAAAGCTGATCTTTCAAAACCTGCAAAAACTGGCCGTCAAGTCAGAAAAGCTTTGACGGATCTTTCAAACACTGGCACACCTCTGGTTGCTGGTGTATCAAAGACCTCTGCTTTGAAAGAGAAGTCTGGAATACGTGGCCGTCAGACCACCCTGAATGCCCCAAAGAGTACTATTTTCACTGATGAGGAGATAAAGATTTGCAACGAATGGGCCAGGGAGGGAATTGAGCATGCTCATTTCACAGGAAATGACTTACAGAAGCTCCAGAGTGATATGGAGGAAGAAC GCATAAAAAAGAAAGTTGAGAAGGTACTGTCTGGATTGCACGAGTGGTCAAATGTTGCCTACGATTTTGGGTTGCCAGTGAAG GAAGTCAAGGATACTGAATATATAGCGAAGATACAGTTGGAGCCGGAGTTGCCTCCTCTCATTAAAAAGTCATCTTcag TTAAGAAAGACATTGTTGATCTTCCTTTTGATCTGGAGCTTGATCATCTTCCAATTGTTGACCATGAAATTGAGTTCAAGTTGAAAGATGAGCCGTCGCCTCAGAAGCATCTTTCATCCATGTCTTTGGCACTTTAG